In Stieleria varia, one genomic interval encodes:
- a CDS encoding LysR family transcriptional regulator: MTRYNFQTNKPYAAKLTKVSTRPIENDPAIALTLIRLEFKIYWVVRQSCLESQGEIACRELVVGPLIPCDRDAGLLAYAQALRMATPPEDPGSWLHLQRGDRWIEITFGPRETEGSRNSFRDIRPFSPDRWSIKEYLYDRTADWVTIAAAADAAQVSKSTVRRRLDELELNWGGELVTRTGGGQRRVYLPLFMRLWNE, encoded by the coding sequence ATGACCCGATACAACTTCCAGACCAACAAACCATACGCCGCAAAGCTGACCAAAGTATCGACTCGCCCGATCGAGAATGATCCAGCGATTGCGCTGACACTGATTCGTCTTGAGTTCAAAATCTACTGGGTCGTCCGCCAGTCATGCCTCGAATCCCAAGGAGAGATTGCTTGTCGCGAGCTTGTGGTCGGCCCATTGATCCCCTGCGATCGGGATGCGGGCCTGCTCGCGTATGCCCAAGCACTGCGAATGGCAACACCACCTGAGGATCCAGGAAGCTGGCTCCACTTGCAACGAGGTGATCGCTGGATCGAGATTACATTCGGCCCACGAGAAACGGAAGGAAGCCGCAATTCGTTTCGCGACATCCGGCCATTCTCACCAGACCGATGGTCGATCAAAGAGTACCTCTACGACCGCACCGCCGACTGGGTGACGATCGCCGCCGCCGCCGACGCGGCCCAAGTTTCCAAATCGACCGTGCGTCGCCGATTGGATGAGCTGGAACTGAACTGGGGTGGTGAACTGGTCACACGGACCGGTGGCGGTCAGCGCCGCGTCTACCTGCCACTATTCATGCGTCTTTGGAATGAATGA